In Janthinobacterium sp. B9-8, the genomic stretch CGTGCCAAACGCACATAAGACGGCAAGCTCACTACAGAAATCGCCAGAATCGTATTGAGTAAGCCCGGCCCAAGCACGGCCACAATCGCTACCGCCAAGAGCAATGAAGGCAGCGCCATCATCACATCCATCGCACGCATGATGGCGGTACCGATAAAGTTGGGATAGAACGCAGCGATCATACCCAGCACAATGCCCGGTAGCAGCGACATCAGCACCGAAATCAGGCCAATCATCAAGCTCAGACGAGCGCCGTGTAAGAGGCGACTTAAAATATCGCGGCCTACTTCATCCGTGCCTAAGAAAAACTGCATCGATCCGCCGGTTTGCCAAGCCGGTGGGCTCAGGAAAAACTCGCGGTATTGCTCGGTAGGCGAATGCGGTGCTAGCCATGGCGCAAGCAGCGCGGCCAAGACGAGCAACACAAAAAAGATAAAAGAAACCAAAGCCCCACGGTTGCTACTAAAGCTTTGCCAGAATTCTTTAAGGGGGGATGGATAGCTGTACAGCGGCTCAGCGGCCGCCAGAGTTGAAGCGTTTGTCATACTTACCTCGCGTGGCGAATACGTGGATTGATAACGCCGTACAGCACATCAACCAGCAGGTTCACAATAATAATCAGTGTGGCGATCAGTAAAATACCGCCCTGTACCACCGGATAATCACGACGCGAAATCGAATCGATCAACCACTTACCAATGCCCGGCCAAGAAAAAATACTCTCGGTCAGCACGGCACCGGCCAGCATGGTTCCCACTTGCAAACCAATGACTGTCACCACCGTCATCAAAGCATTACGCAGTGCATGCACCAGCACGATACGGGTTTTAGATAGCCCCTTGGCACGTGCAGTACGGATATATTCTTCACGCAATACTTCCAGCATGGACGAGCGCGTCATCCGCGCAATCACCGCCATAGGAATAGTGCTGAGCACGATGGTCGGTAAAATCAGATGCATAAAGGCCGATTTAAATGCACCTTCTTCACCGGAAATCAGCGTATCAATCAGCATCAGGCCGGTGACGCGGGTGATATCGAATTCCAGATCAATACGGCCAGAAACCGGCGTCCAGCCTAGCTGCACCGAAAACAGCATAATCAATTGCAAACCTAACCAGAAAACCGGCATCGAATAACCAGTCAGCGCAGCGCCCATCACGGTGTGGTCTATCCAGCTGCCACGGCGAATAGCGGCAATCATGCCGATCGCCAAACCAAATACCGAGGCCACCAACATGGCACAGATCGATAGCTCTAATGTGGCCGGAAACAGCGCCCAAAAGTCTTTAATCACCGGCTCATGCGAGACCAGCGACTGGCCCAGATCGCCTTGCAATACTTTCAGCAGATATTGCCAATACTGCACATATAAAGGCTGATCCAAACCAAGCCGGATCAGGGCTTGGCGATAAAATTCAGGGTCTAGACGACGCTCGCCCACCATGACCAGAACCGGATCCCCGGGAATCATATGGATCAGGGCAAACGCCAAAACGGTGATGCCTAAAAAGGTAGGAATCGTGACGCTTAAGCGGCGCAAAATAAAACTAAACATGGATATTTCCCCATACGACCTATAGCCGTTTGCATATCAACACCGCACAGAACAAAACTCCGTCCTGCAAATGCAATCTTCATAAATACACTACAAAACGCTTACGCAAAAACGGCCGCCCGAATCGCAGCGGCCGCTCTTCTTACTCAAGCAGGTTTATTTCAAGCTGACGCCAACAAAGGAATTCAGACCAAACGGGCTGATTTTGAAGCCTTGCACTTCTTTACGCATCGGCTGATATACAGTCGAGTGAGCAATCGTGGTCCAAGGGAGTTCGCGTTTAAAGATGTCTTGTGCTTTTTCGTACAACTTAGTGCGCTCGCCTTGATTGTTGATCGTGCGCGCCTTAGTGATTAAGCCGTCGAAGTCTTTAGCGCACCACTTAGCGTAGTTATTGCCTTCCAAAGCGCCGCAACCCAAGTTCACACCCAGCCAGTTATCAGGATCACCATTGTCACCCGTCCAACCCACCAGCATCGTGTCGTGCTCACCGGCCTTACCGCGCTTCAGGTACTCGCCCCACTCGTAAGTAGTGATCTTGCCCTTGATGCCCACTTTTTCCCAATCAGACTGAATCATTTCGGCCATCAGTTTTGCATTCGGGTTGTAAGGGCGTTGTACTGGCATTGCCCACAGGGTGATTTCTGTACCCTCGGCAATACCGGCTTTTTTCAGCAGCGCTTTTGCTTTAACCGGATCGTAATTCTGATCTTTCAGCTTTTTGTTGTAAGACCACTGGGTAGGCGGCATTGGGTTGGTGGCCGCTTGGCCTGCACCCTGATAAACCGCTTCGATAATGGCTTTTTTATTGATCGCCATATCAAGAGCTTGGCGAACTTCCAGCTTATCGAGTGGCTTATGCTGTACGTTGTAAGCCAGATAGCCCAGATTAAAACCGGCTTGCGATGGCACAGTCAGTGCAGTGTTTTCTGTCATGGCTTTTAAATCAGCCGGACGCGGGTAAACCATCACCTGGCATTCACCCTTTTGCAGTTTTTGGTAACGCACAGACGCATCCGGCGTAATCGCAAAAATCAGCTTGCCCAGTTTTACATCGCCTTTCTTCCAATATTGCTCATTGGCATCAAAGCGAATATTGCTGTCTTTTTGATAGCTTTTGAAAATAAACGGGCCAGTACCAATAGGCATGGTGTTCATTTGCGATGTCTTGCCGCTCTTCACCAGGCTATCGGCGTATTCAGCCGAATAGATTGAGGCAAAAGACATGGCGATATTTTGCAAGAATGCTGCATCTACCGTTTTAAGCTTTAAGCGAATGGTATAAGCATCCACTTTTTCGATGCCCACGATATTGGTGTCGAGAGCCATATCAGCAACGTATGGGAAATCGGATGGCGCTGCCTTATTAAATGGCAGGTTTTTATCCGTCATGCGCTGGAAAGTAAACGCCACATCGTCGGCGTTAAAATCGCGGCTTGGCTTAAAGTAAGGCGTGGTATGAAACTTCACGCCTTTACGTAGATTAAAGGTGTATGTCAGACCATCTGGCGATACTTCCCATTTTTCAGCAAGGCCTGGCTCGATTTGGGTAGAGCCTTGTTTGAATTGAACCAAGCGATTGAAAACAGTTTCTGCCGATGCATCAAAATCAGTGCCTGAGGTATAGCGCACGGGGTCAAAACCAGCCGGGCTGCCTTCTGAGCAAAAAATCAAAGTCTTACCAGCGGCCATCGCCGTACCGGCATTCAATGCACACGCCGTAGCGAGGATAAATCCGAGCTGTTTCAATCGCATTAGTGATTCTCCTACCTTACTGAGTTAATAGAAAAAACGCATACAGAGTCTTAAAAAGTGCTGTCTATCAGTAAACCTACAAATAGGGCCAAGTCCTACTAGAGATATCCCCAACACTTTTCTAGCTGGCCGCTTAGCCAGGTTCATTCTGGCTATGCTGACGGCCTTCTTCGTGCATTAAAAAACGATATAAATCATCACTCAAGCGCAAAAATATCATCCTTATTCGCGGCCCCTTCACAGACCCGCAACATAAGCTCATAATTAATAATTATTTGGCATAAAACACCCAAATCGCACACTACAATGCTTTTATATCGTAGTTTGTCAGAATAGATGAAAGAATAAAAAATCACAGATACAAGTAAATATACCCGAATAAAATAGCTAAATTTGGACTTGCATCCTATTTTCTTACAAAAATTACTGGTTAATATGTAAGCAAAATCTCCATTTTTACAACAGACATACCACTCACGATCCCGTCTCTAAAAAAAACGACTCCGGCTGGAGTCGTTTTTTGCATCCTTCAATAGTATTTACGCCATTTTAATCAAGCTACTACGTCTGCGGTGCTGCAGCCCTAGGCCCAGTAAGCCTAAACCCAGCAAAGCATAGGTTTCTGGCTCTGGTACAGGTGTGATTGTGGCCGCTGTATTCAGACTTTTAAAATCCAAAGCTTGGCCGGGTGTGAACTCAGCAAAAACAATGGCCCCCGATGGATCATTGCTTAACAAAGCATTTGCGCTTTGATCAAACAAAGAAAAAGCAAAACTGGTGCCTGAACCTAGCGGCGCATTATTGCCTTCAAATTCAATATTAAACTGCAGCTTTTTGCCAAAAACCACACTCTGAGTAAATTGATTTGGCAATGTATTCTCTAGTTGCAGCGTAGTTTGTAATTGCCCCACCGCGTTAAACGTATTGCCCGCATCAACCGCACCCAAGCTAGCGCCGCGATACTGGCTCACCAAGGCACGCACCCACGGTGAATCGCTAAGCCCATTTAAACCCAAAGCCACAAAGCCACCTTGACCTTCTAGTGAAGTGGTATCGATATCAACGTGGTATATCGCCGCTGAAGCCATACTGCTGCAAGCGAGCAAAAGGCTGGCTAAAGCCAGTTTAAGAGCGTGGTTCATTATTTAACTTCCTTATTCGCAAGAATTTGTACGCTGTAATTGATGATGCTACGAGCTGGATTAGCAAATTTCAGCGGCAAAACCAAAGGCGTGCCTGCCACCACATCAGCCAATAACACACCTTCTGTGCCATTGAGCAGGCTGACACCAGCAGGCAGATCTTTAATCAGCACCCGAACCGGGCCGGTGGCGCTGTTCTGAGCGGCCAGAGTGAGCGTGCCGTTAAAGGTTTTGCTTGCCATGTTGTAAACCACGCCGGATTTCTTCAGCGCAAAGCGCGCGCTCACATCAAACCATTGCTTAGGCAGCGTTAATCTGGCGACTTCCGGCTCGTGATCTGAAGTTTGATCGGCAAACTCTGCGTTCACGTGAACCACATCGTATTCAGCACGGGCAGCAAGCGCTGGCGACACCAGAATATGATCCAGCGCCTGGCTATTACCCTCGTAAACATAGGTATAACGCTCGCCTTCAGGTAGATTTTCAACCAGATCAACCATACCTACCGCTTTGAGGCGGGCTACGCTGTCTGAAAACTGAAAATCATTAATATCGCCCAGCACCACCACATTGGCATTACGATCCAAGGTATTAATCCGGCCTACAAAATCAGCCACAATTTGAGCCTGGCTGTTGCGCTGTACTTCCGAGCTGCGAGCTGCTGGTTGGAAACGACCACTTAAAGGCTGATCACCACCTTTAGAATTAAAGTGGTTGGCAATCACAAACAGTTTCTGGCCATTAAATGAAAACTCACCTACCAGCGGCTTGCGGCTGGAATTAAAAGCAGAATCAAGCGGCAAAATACGGCCCGGGCTAGCGGTCAGGCATGCTTGCTCTGAGCATGCCACTACATCAACCGCCTTGGTAGACGTGCCACCCGCGCGATCAATAAAGCTCACTCGAGCAGGGTTAAATAAGAACGCCTGACGAATATTGCCGCCTGGCTCACCACCATCCAGCCCATCTACCGGGTTAATCTGGCGATATTGATAAAGAGGGCCGCCTGCACTTTGTACCGCAGCCATCAGCTTGCCCAACGTTTGGGACGAATCAACCGTGCCATCGCTGGTTGCACCGTTATTGTCCTGAATTTCCATCAGACCAACGATATCCGGCGATTGCAGATTTTGAACGATTTGCGCCGCTAAACGGGCAAACTTGGCTTCACCTTCTTTAGCATCCAAGTTTTCTACATTGAACGAGGCAATCGCCAGCTCATCAGCAGTATGCTTGCGCGTCACTTCTGGCTGCAGATTGCTGCTCACTACCGCCGATAATTCGCTCAGTACAACGTTGTAATTAGCGAAGTTGTAATCCATCACACCCACCGCCTGCGGGAACCAATCACCCACATTCACCACCGGAGCAGTCACCACTCCAGAAGCCAGCTTGATGCGCTCCGGGTTGAAATCTGTTTCTGTAATCACCACCCCACCCCGCGGCGTGCGCGGGCTGGCATCACGGCCGTGATTAGCCACTACAAAAACATCGCCAAATTTATTAGTCGGGCCAGTTGCTACCGCAGCATCAACCTGCACCCGCATACCTTCCAGACTTTCATAAAAATCGAGGCCATTGGCCAAATCGAGCTGAGCCGCTTGCTCGATATCGCCCACGCTGCCTTGCCACATACGCTGATTAGGGATATTGCTGCCCAAAATAACGGCAGCAGGCAGTGCATTGCCTGATGACAATTTACTTACACCACCCACGGCCAATTTAATCTGTGTGGTTGATAAGTTCTGAGTACCGCCCGTTCCTCCCGGGCGGAATTCATTCACCACACCCGAAACCAGTACCGAATCACCCGCCGCAACACTAGGTGCACTGCCCACAAAAACAAAAATCCCTTCCGAAGTTAAAGGATCGTTATCTGCTTGCAGATCTTGCATATAAAAGCCATTACTACCCACTAGTGTGACCACACCTGCCACATTACTCACGCTACGGTTTTCCATCACAGTGCGATGTGCTCGGCCCTGAATATCATGGATACGCTGTGCGCTTGGTGTTGGTGTTGGCGTTGGCGTTGGCGTTGGCGTTGGCGTTGTGCCACCGTCACAGGTTTTAATCAGCGTTGCCGTATTACGTGGGGCAGGGGTCGTCGCGATAAAATCAGCGCTATTATCATTGCTATCGATGCAACCCGCGTTTTTACGTACTGCCGCCGTACTATTACTTAAAACAACGCTTGGGTTAGTTTCTGCATTATTGGCAGTACCAAAACCAAGGTAATCAAGCACGCCGGGCTGGCCGCTACATTGGGTGCCGCAGCTCAATGCTGTGTTATTAGATACCAAGGCCACTTTGCCGCTGCTACCGCTTAAGGCTAAAGTACCCACCGCATCTGGCGTAGGTAAATTAGCGCTGCCCCCCGTACCTGCGGCCTGCTGAATCAGATAATACTGACCAGCAAGCAATACGCCGCTTAACGGCGTTTTTTGCCAAGAGCCACCCGTTGCGGAAGCATATTGCACGCTCCAGCCATTGAGCACTTCCGGCTTATCCCCGGCATTGTATAACTCGATAAAATCATTTTTAAATATCGCACCGCTATTACCGCCGCCGCCATAAACCTGACTAATCAGCACAGCAGAATGAGCTGGAGCAGCCATCCCCCAAGCCATCAGACATAGCGCCATTAATTTTTTTAATTTGCAGCTCTCAACTGTTTTCTTATTCATTGCAACCCCTGCTAAACAATATGGTTTTTGATACCCCGATGTGGGGCTAGACCATATAGAGACAATATGAAGGCAAAGTGTCAGGAATATGACAGATTTAATACAGTAGTAAACGCTAATGATCAGCCTACCAGCAGGAAAAATGAAAGCTTAGGATTGCCGCCCATTAAGGGAAGCCAAGCTAAGCTGGTAGCGCAAAACCAAAAGCCTCTTCAAAACGAGCGGCCAATACTTCACGGCTGATCTCGTGATTTTGCCCGCCTTTAAAGCCAATTTTGATACTACCAAGCAACGAAGCAAGCCGACCCGCCGCAGGCCAATCCCAACCTTGGCTAATGCCATATAAAAGCCCCGCACGATAGGCATCACCGCAGCCTGTTGGATCAAGCACTTCGCTAGCCGCCACCGCAGGAATGTCGTGGCAAATGCCATCGATATAAATCTTAGAGCCTTCACCGCCCAGAGTAACAATCAGCACCCGCACCGCTTTTTTTAAGCCTTCTATGCTCAGGCCCGTGGTGTTCAACACCATTTCCAGCTCGTAATCATTCACCGTTAGATAACTTGCCAAGGAAATCATGCGTAGCAGCTCATCTTTGCTAAACATCGGCAAGCCTTGGCCCGGATCAAACACAAAGGGGATGCCCGCCTCAGCTAATTGCTCGCAATGCTCTTGCATACCCTGCTTACCATCAGGCGAAATAATCGCCAGCCCGATAGAGGCTTTCACATCGGCCACCCGGTTTAAATGCGAAAAGCTCATCGCCCCCGGATGAAAAGCATTGATCTGGTTATCGTCCAGATCGGTCGTTAAAAAGCATTGCCCAGTAAACGTGTTGGCCACTTCCTGAATGCTGTCGCGGCGAATACCCAGCGTATCGAGGCGCTCTGCATAGGGGGCAAAATCGCAACCTGCTGTTGCCATAATCTGCGGATCTCCCCCTAACATTTTCAGGCTATAGGCGATATTGCCTGCGCAACCGCCAAATTCCCGACGCATTTCCGGCACCATAAACGACACCGAAAGCATATGAATTTTTTCTGGCAGGATATGATTCTTAAAACGATCAGGAAACACCATGATCGTGTCGTAAGCCATAGAACCGCAGATCAAAACAGCCATCGTTTCATACCTCGCTTAGGGTTGGCGATCGGGAATAAATTGAAAAACGATATTTGAAATTAAGCCTATCCATTATGCGCAATGAATGAGCGCCACTCACTATGGCCTTAAAACAGAAAACTGGCTAAAACAATGATTGAATACGAGCGAATACTGGGGATATTTGCAACAGAATATGACGAGTTTCTACACCTTATCAATCACAGAGGTAAGGCATTTTCATACACAAATAAAGTATATTTATTCACACTCTAAAAAAGCAGCACAGTTTCACAATGCTCAATGTTGGCCAGTGGTAATGGCCCTATACTTAGGAGGGGATAGCGATGAAGAAAAAATTGATTGCCAGTGCAATGGCAGCAGCTGCCGTATTAAGCACTTCGACTGTTTTTGCTGCAGAGAAAGTAAAGCTAGAAGTTTGGACCATGAGTATGGCACCTAAATTCAACCACTATTTTACAAATCTCACCAGCCAATTTAATCAGAAAAACCCCAATTTGGAAGCCATTTGGGTCGATATGAACTGGGATCAGATTCAGCCAAAGCTGATCGCTGCGATTGCAGCCGGCAATCCGCCTGCCTTAGTAAACTTCAATGTACCTTGGGTACACGATTTTGCCCGCCAGGGAAATATCCTGCCGCTGGATGAATATCTGGGCGCAGATAAAAACCTATATCAGGCCAATGCGCTCAATGATGTCACTTATAAAGGGAAAATCTACGCCTTTCCTTGGTATAACTCTGTTTCTGTAATTGCCTATAATAAAGAGCTATTTGATAAAGCCGGTATTAAAACAGCGCCAAAAAACTTTGATGAATTACTAGCTCAAGCCAAGACCATTACTGAAAAAACAAAAATCCCTGCTTTTGCCCCTAAATTATCGGCAGAAAGCGGCGGTAGTTTTATTAACTGGTTTTACTACGCAGGCCTGCCTGTAATTGAAAATGGCAAAGCTGTTTTTAATTCACCCAAACACATTGCTTTATTGCAGAAATTTGCTGATTTATACAAAGTAGGCGCAATGCCTAAAGATGTATTCAAAATGGAATTCGAGCAAGAAATTGCAGCGTATAACACGCAAAGAATTGCCATGATGACCACCGCACCACAGGCACTCAAACGTACCCAAACCGATAGCAAAGCCATTTACGCCAAAACAGATATCGCCGCCTTCCCGATTGCAGAGGGCAAAATGGCTTTTGGCGGCTGGATGATGGATTACGTGATTCCAAAAGGCACCAAGTCTCCTGCTGACGCAGCGAAGCTGGGTAAATTTATTACCAGTGATGCCGCGCAACTGGCTTTCTCTAAAGAAACGGGTACAACTTTCCCATCCACTAAGCTAGCCGCAACAGATGGCTACTTTATGTCCAGCGCGAAGAGCACTGATCCAGTAGAAAAATCACGCGCCATCGCCGCGCTATCGATTGGCAATGCCAAAACGCTAACTCTGGAGCCTGGCCTCTTGCCAGACGAAGCCACCATGCAGCGCGCTTTGCAAAACGAAATACAAGCCGCCATTACGGGCCGAAAATCAGCAAAAGCCGCGCTAGATGCAGCGGTGAAAAACTGGAATGCGCGACTGGCAAAGTAAAAGGCAGGGCCGACGGTGTGCACCTATGCACAACAAATCAGCTAGTGCCATTGCAGCTTATTGGTAAGCATTGCACCATTCGTAGGGCGGCTGAAACCCGCGTATTTCGGAGGTTTCAGCCGCCCTACACATAACACTGGCTTGAATTGATGCGCATACACACAGATATACCATTTCTAAATAGCGGAATTGGGCTTACGCCCCGCCAAAGCCTCTAAAATCGCCAACTCGTCATCGCTATGATTACGCAGTGGCGATTTTTCTATGCTGCCTTTGGCATCCAAGGTATGCGCATTATGATGACTGGCTTTTACCTGAAAGCGTTTGGCTCGCTGGTGCATCGGGCTTAAATCTACTTCGCCGTAACAGAGGCAAAAATAGGTGCTCTGCTCACTGGCCTCTGCATAGAGGCCAGTGCCCCGTATCCCGGCCGTAACCGTTGGGGTAATGATTTGCTTATTTCCCTTAGCAAAGACCGCCAGTAAAGCACCACTGGCAAGCCGCAAGCCGCTGATCAGCAGCCCTTTTTGCTCAAGCTGCAAAACACTATTGGCCCGCAACAAATACACGTCGCCCTCTACCCTCACCACCAATTTTGAATCTGCACCGGTACGTAACTGATCTCCTGCGGCAATAGGATCGCCTACTTTTAAAGACCGATCATTACGCCACGCCTGCCCTTCTAACAGCTTAACTTCACCTTGCGATCCCGCCGCCCATGCAGGCATGGCCACCGTGGCGAGTAAGCCGCTCACCAATAATAAAAACTGCCTGCGCTGTAAACATAGAGGTTTCATTTACTTACTCCAAAAGTATGAATTAACCATAGCCAACTTTCGGTAGTCTGGATTTTATTCTCTATTAAAAAAGCCGCAGCACCACTCCCTGAGGGGAAAGTGGTGCATACGGCTTGGTACGCACGCCTCACGGCCTAAGCAGCCATGATTTATTGTTAATTCACAGTGTTAATACGCTCAGTACTTGGCACAGCAAGCTTAGGATTTTTCTTGATATAGCTTTCTAGTGCGTCAATATCCTGAGCACCGCCCAGCACCTTGCTGCCATTTACAAA encodes the following:
- a CDS encoding ABC transporter permease subunit, which gives rise to MTNASTLAAAEPLYSYPSPLKEFWQSFSSNRGALVSFIFFVLLVLAALLAPWLAPHSPTEQYREFFLSPPAWQTGGSMQFFLGTDEVGRDILSRLLHGARLSLMIGLISVLMSLLPGIVLGMIAAFYPNFIGTAIMRAMDVMMALPSLLLAVAIVAVLGPGLLNTILAISVVSLPSYVRLARASAMGELSKDYVIASRLSGAGQLRLMFNTVLPNCMAPLIVQATMGFSAAILDAAALGFLGLGAQPPLPEWGTMLASARDYIERAWWVVTMPGVTILITVLALNLMGDGLRDALDPKLKKLA
- a CDS encoding ABC transporter permease subunit, which gives rise to MFSFILRRLSVTIPTFLGITVLAFALIHMIPGDPVLVMVGERRLDPEFYRQALIRLGLDQPLYVQYWQYLLKVLQGDLGQSLVSHEPVIKDFWALFPATLELSICAMLVASVFGLAIGMIAAIRRGSWIDHTVMGAALTGYSMPVFWLGLQLIMLFSVQLGWTPVSGRIDLEFDITRVTGLMLIDTLISGEEGAFKSAFMHLILPTIVLSTIPMAVIARMTRSSMLEVLREEYIRTARAKGLSKTRIVLVHALRNALMTVVTVIGLQVGTMLAGAVLTESIFSWPGIGKWLIDSISRRDYPVVQGGILLIATLIIIVNLLVDVLYGVINPRIRHAR
- a CDS encoding ABC transporter substrate-binding protein; amino-acid sequence: MRLKQLGFILATACALNAGTAMAAGKTLIFCSEGSPAGFDPVRYTSGTDFDASAETVFNRLVQFKQGSTQIEPGLAEKWEVSPDGLTYTFNLRKGVKFHTTPYFKPSRDFNADDVAFTFQRMTDKNLPFNKAAPSDFPYVADMALDTNIVGIEKVDAYTIRLKLKTVDAAFLQNIAMSFASIYSAEYADSLVKSGKTSQMNTMPIGTGPFIFKSYQKDSNIRFDANEQYWKKGDVKLGKLIFAITPDASVRYQKLQKGECQVMVYPRPADLKAMTENTALTVPSQAGFNLGYLAYNVQHKPLDKLEVRQALDMAINKKAIIEAVYQGAGQAATNPMPPTQWSYNKKLKDQNYDPVKAKALLKKAGIAEGTEITLWAMPVQRPYNPNAKLMAEMIQSDWEKVGIKGKITTYEWGEYLKRGKAGEHDTMLVGWTGDNGDPDNWLGVNLGCGALEGNNYAKWCAKDFDGLITKARTINNQGERTKLYEKAQDIFKRELPWTTIAHSTVYQPMRKEVQGFKISPFGLNSFVGVSLK
- a CDS encoding NF038129 family PEP-CTERM protein; amino-acid sequence: MNHALKLALASLLLACSSMASAAIYHVDIDTTSLEGQGGFVALGLNGLSDSPWVRALVSQYRGASLGAVDAGNTFNAVGQLQTTLQLENTLPNQFTQSVVFGKKLQFNIEFEGNNAPLGSGTSFAFSLFDQSANALLSNDPSGAIVFAEFTPGQALDFKSLNTAATITPVPEPETYALLGLGLLGLGLQHRRRSSLIKMA
- a CDS encoding endonuclease/exonuclease/phosphatase family protein, translated to MNKKTVESCKLKKLMALCLMAWGMAAPAHSAVLISQVYGGGGNSGAIFKNDFIELYNAGDKPEVLNGWSVQYASATGGSWQKTPLSGVLLAGQYYLIQQAAGTGGSANLPTPDAVGTLALSGSSGKVALVSNNTALSCGTQCSGQPGVLDYLGFGTANNAETNPSVVLSNSTAAVRKNAGCIDSNDNSADFIATTPAPRNTATLIKTCDGGTTPTPTPTPTPTPTPSAQRIHDIQGRAHRTVMENRSVSNVAGVVTLVGSNGFYMQDLQADNDPLTSEGIFVFVGSAPSVAAGDSVLVSGVVNEFRPGGTGGTQNLSTTQIKLAVGGVSKLSSGNALPAAVILGSNIPNQRMWQGSVGDIEQAAQLDLANGLDFYESLEGMRVQVDAAVATGPTNKFGDVFVVANHGRDASPRTPRGGVVITETDFNPERIKLASGVVTAPVVNVGDWFPQAVGVMDYNFANYNVVLSELSAVVSSNLQPEVTRKHTADELAIASFNVENLDAKEGEAKFARLAAQIVQNLQSPDIVGLMEIQDNNGATSDGTVDSSQTLGKLMAAVQSAGGPLYQYRQINPVDGLDGGEPGGNIRQAFLFNPARVSFIDRAGGTSTKAVDVVACSEQACLTASPGRILPLDSAFNSSRKPLVGEFSFNGQKLFVIANHFNSKGGDQPLSGRFQPAARSSEVQRNSQAQIVADFVGRINTLDRNANVVVLGDINDFQFSDSVARLKAVGMVDLVENLPEGERYTYVYEGNSQALDHILVSPALAARAEYDVVHVNAEFADQTSDHEPEVARLTLPKQWFDVSARFALKKSGVVYNMASKTFNGTLTLAAQNSATGPVRVLIKDLPAGVSLLNGTEGVLLADVVAGTPLVLPLKFANPARSIINYSVQILANKEVK
- a CDS encoding carbohydrate kinase family protein, with product MAVLICGSMAYDTIMVFPDRFKNHILPEKIHMLSVSFMVPEMRREFGGCAGNIAYSLKMLGGDPQIMATAGCDFAPYAERLDTLGIRRDSIQEVANTFTGQCFLTTDLDDNQINAFHPGAMSFSHLNRVADVKASIGLAIISPDGKQGMQEHCEQLAEAGIPFVFDPGQGLPMFSKDELLRMISLASYLTVNDYELEMVLNTTGLSIEGLKKAVRVLIVTLGGEGSKIYIDGICHDIPAVAASEVLDPTGCGDAYRAGLLYGISQGWDWPAAGRLASLLGSIKIGFKGGQNHEISREVLAARFEEAFGFALPA
- a CDS encoding ABC transporter substrate-binding protein, whose protein sequence is MKKKLIASAMAAAAVLSTSTVFAAEKVKLEVWTMSMAPKFNHYFTNLTSQFNQKNPNLEAIWVDMNWDQIQPKLIAAIAAGNPPALVNFNVPWVHDFARQGNILPLDEYLGADKNLYQANALNDVTYKGKIYAFPWYNSVSVIAYNKELFDKAGIKTAPKNFDELLAQAKTITEKTKIPAFAPKLSAESGGSFINWFYYAGLPVIENGKAVFNSPKHIALLQKFADLYKVGAMPKDVFKMEFEQEIAAYNTQRIAMMTTAPQALKRTQTDSKAIYAKTDIAAFPIAEGKMAFGGWMMDYVIPKGTKSPADAAKLGKFITSDAAQLAFSKETGTTFPSTKLAATDGYFMSSAKSTDPVEKSRAIAALSIGNAKTLTLEPGLLPDEATMQRALQNEIQAAITGRKSAKAALDAAVKNWNARLAK
- a CDS encoding FecR domain-containing protein, whose product is MKPLCLQRRQFLLLVSGLLATVAMPAWAAGSQGEVKLLEGQAWRNDRSLKVGDPIAAGDQLRTGADSKLVVRVEGDVYLLRANSVLQLEQKGLLISGLRLASGALLAVFAKGNKQIITPTVTAGIRGTGLYAEASEQSTYFCLCYGEVDLSPMHQRAKRFQVKASHHNAHTLDAKGSIEKSPLRNHSDDELAILEALAGRKPNSAI